In Rutidosis leptorrhynchoides isolate AG116_Rl617_1_P2 chromosome 2, CSIRO_AGI_Rlap_v1, whole genome shotgun sequence, one genomic interval encodes:
- the LOC139889132 gene encoding uncharacterized protein, with protein sequence MEDTYKMLEFLDDDSDIEKIVSFINSITEEEVDGEASNSRFPRSRVYIARDREDAALRLYNDYFSETPMERPDATGRQSLTILQKCTAAIRQMAYGTTTDLFDEYIKIGEKTAALCLDYFCKCVFHLFAREYLRKPTAEDIARLYNFHAQKHGLPGILGSIDCMHWEWKNCPVGWQGQYTRGDQKGPSLMLEAIASQDLWIWHAFFGIAGLNNDINVLNASPIFNSIKDGTTPPSPFDVNGRH encoded by the exons ATGGAAGACACTTACAAGATGCTCGAGTTTCTTGATGATGATTCCGATATTGAGAAAATTGTTAGTTTTATTAATAGTATAACGGAAGAAGAAGTCGATGGAGAAGCAAGCAATTCGCGATTCCCTCGAAGCCGAGTTTATATTGCTAGGGATCGTGAAGATGCTGCTTTGAGGTTATACAATGATTATTTTTCGGAGACACCAAT gGAACGTCCCGATGCAACAGGTCGTCAAAGTTTGACGATTCTTCAAAAGTGTACAGCGGCCATACGTCAAATGGCGTATGGAACTACAACCGATTTGTTTGACGAATACATAAAAATAGGTGAGAAAACGGCTGCTTTATGTTTAGATTATTTCTGCAAATGCGTATTTCATTTGTTTGCTAGAGAATATTTGCGAAAACCCACTGCCGAAGATATCGCAAGACTTTATAATTTTCACGCACAAAAACATGGTTTACCGGGTATACTTGgtagtattgattgtatgcattgggagtgGAAGAATTGTCCTGTTGGTTGGCAAGGACAATACACAAGAGGTGATCAAAAAGGGCCTTCTCTAATGCTTGAAGCAATCGCCTCACAAGATTTGTGGATATGGCATGCATTCTTTGGTATAGCAGGCTTGAACAATGACATTAACGTTCTAAATGCCTCACCAATTTTCAACTCTATAAAAGATGGAACAACTCCACCTTCACCATTTGATGTCAACGGACGTCACTAG
- the LOC139892270 gene encoding probable WRKY transcription factor 7 — translation MAVDLRHTYKNNNNTNNGLLIKMEETSVQEAATAGLQSVENLIRLLSNTTSSSTDYLTVADVAVTKFKKFISLLDRNRTGHARFRRGPASIPPQKTSPVNLPPEKVYSPAPIQQRLPPPLVKSGSFDRKDFPVKTISFAATSQQNSFMSSLTGDTDSLQPSMSSGFQITNLSVSSAGQPNLSSSSFKRKCNSMDDSHTKCANSSGRCHCSKKRKSRMKRVVRVPAISMKMADIPPDDYSWRKYGQKPIKGSPHPRGYYKCSSLRGCPARKHVERALDDAAMLIVTYEGEHNHSHNVNDTPAAIILESS, via the exons ATGGCGGTCGATTTAAGGCATACTTACAAAAACAATAACAATACCAACAACGGTTTACTTATCAAAATGGAAGAAACTTCTGTTCAAGAAGCCGCAACCGCCGGTCTACAAAGCGTCGAAAATCTAATCAGATTGCTTTCCAATACGACGTCGTCTTCCACGGATTACTTAACCGTCGCTGACGTGGCCGTTACTAAATTTAAAAAATTCATATCATTACTCGACCGTAACCGCACCGGTCACGCGCGGTTCCGACGTGGACCTGCTTCAATTCCACCTCAGAAAACCTCGCCGGTGAACTTACCGCCGGAGAAGGTGTATTCTCCGGCGCCGATTCAACAACGTCTGCCGCCGCCGTTGGTGAAATCTGGATCTTTTGATCGGAAGGATTTTCCGGTGAAGACTATTAGTTTTGCTGCCACGTCACAGCAGAATTCTTTTATGTCGTCGTTGACCGGAGATACGGACAGTTTACAGCCGTCGATGTCTTCTGGATTTCAGATCACGAATTTATCTGTATCTTCAGCCGGTCAACCGAATTTGTCGTCTTCTTCGTTTAAACGCAAATGCAATTCAATGGATGATTCACATACTAAGTGTGCGAATTCTTCAGGCCGTTGTCATTGTTCTAAAAAACG GAAATCGAGGATGAAGCGAGTGGTAAGAGTACCGGCAATAAGTATGAAAATGGCGGATATACCCCCGGACGATTACTCGTGGAGAAAATATGGGCAAAAACCGATCAAAGGTTCACCACATCCGAG AGGTTATTATAAGTGTAGCAGTCTTAGAGGTTGTCCTGCAAGAAAGCATGTTGAAAGAGCTTTGGATGACGCTGCTATGCTAATTGTTACTTATGAAGGTGAACATAACCATTCTCACAACGTCAACGACACACCGGCAGCCATAATTCTTGAATCGTCGTAA